One region of Permianibacter fluminis genomic DNA includes:
- a CDS encoding SoxR reducing system RseC family protein encodes MQLRPLQRADCPRCAAGNGCGAQLFSAKTNSTATLSVATSEDCVVACGDVVVVGMQPQLLQRAALWLYGVPLLVMLLTVALAAAASLPESVQVLLTALVLVASFWLVRQRLSRLTRQPVLTLLRREVLDSPCSDNARSAAASPPGDR; translated from the coding sequence ATGCAGCTACGCCCACTGCAGCGCGCCGATTGTCCCCGCTGCGCAGCGGGGAATGGCTGCGGTGCCCAATTGTTCAGCGCCAAGACCAACTCAACCGCTACGCTGTCGGTGGCCACGTCGGAAGATTGTGTGGTTGCCTGCGGTGATGTCGTCGTGGTCGGGATGCAGCCGCAACTGCTGCAACGTGCCGCGTTATGGTTGTACGGCGTTCCACTGCTCGTGATGCTCCTTACCGTTGCGTTGGCGGCGGCGGCGTCCCTTCCGGAAAGTGTGCAGGTGCTGCTGACGGCACTGGTGTTGGTGGCCTCGTTCTGGTTGGTTCGCCAGCGCTTGAGCAGGTTGACGCGGCAGCCGGTACTGACCTTGCTGCGACGGGAAGTGCTCGACTCGCCGTGTTCAGACAATGCTCGCTCTGCTGCGGCATCACCGCCCGGCGACCGCTGA